One part of the Marichromatium purpuratum 984 genome encodes these proteins:
- a CDS encoding sigma-54 interaction domain-containing protein, protein MPREGNPFEQGVRIGVFGDQPARDRTGHILEFLGCEVQLLEALDELDTASLSALWLCAPGARLARQLERVHPASLPLICQPLDGAREALPGHVCVVDEPPVVGRVLAVLQWLRTGAIDAREVPGLEGLTGAHPIMRGVKRAIGQVANSDATVLILGETGSGKEVVARAIHAASSRCDKPFVAVNCGAIPPDLLESELFGHEKGAFTGAFTARTGRFELAADGVLFLDEIGDMPLPMQVKLLRVLEERTFERVGSNKPIQARARIISATHRNLQDAVDAGTFRQDLFFRLNVFPIELPALRERRSDIPLLIVALEERLREQSVETARLTPAVIAHLAQLPWPGNVRELSNLLEQLAILYPGEAVDLAQLPPRFRPEAAAEVLDALPAEPPPVVAPPRPAAGEEDALPPEGVALRGYLNELERRMIVTALEQNEQVVARAARRLGMRRTTLVERMRKFGLGRGGG, encoded by the coding sequence ATGCCGAGAGAGGGCAACCCATTTGAGCAAGGCGTGCGGATCGGTGTGTTCGGCGATCAGCCGGCGCGCGACAGGACCGGACATATCCTGGAGTTCCTCGGCTGCGAGGTGCAACTACTCGAGGCCCTCGACGAACTCGACACGGCGTCACTCTCGGCGCTCTGGCTGTGCGCGCCGGGGGCGCGTCTGGCCCGACAGCTCGAGCGTGTCCATCCAGCCTCCCTGCCGCTGATCTGTCAACCGCTCGACGGTGCCCGCGAGGCGCTGCCGGGGCATGTCTGTGTGGTCGACGAACCGCCTGTCGTGGGGCGGGTGCTGGCGGTGCTGCAATGGCTGCGAACGGGCGCGATCGATGCCCGCGAGGTGCCCGGGCTCGAGGGGCTGACCGGTGCACATCCGATCATGCGCGGGGTCAAGCGCGCCATCGGTCAGGTCGCCAACAGTGATGCCACGGTGCTGATTCTCGGCGAGACCGGTTCCGGCAAGGAAGTTGTGGCGCGCGCGATCCACGCCGCCTCGTCGCGTTGCGACAAGCCCTTCGTCGCCGTCAACTGTGGCGCCATCCCGCCCGACCTGCTCGAGAGCGAGCTGTTCGGTCATGAAAAAGGCGCCTTCACTGGGGCCTTCACCGCTCGCACCGGGCGCTTCGAACTCGCCGCCGATGGCGTGCTGTTTCTCGACGAGATCGGCGACATGCCACTGCCGATGCAGGTCAAGCTGCTGCGCGTGCTCGAGGAGCGGACCTTCGAGCGGGTCGGTTCCAACAAGCCGATCCAGGCGCGGGCGCGGATCATCTCGGCGACCCATCGCAACCTCCAGGATGCCGTCGATGCCGGCACCTTTCGCCAGGATCTGTTCTTCCGTCTCAACGTCTTTCCCATCGAGCTGCCGGCGCTGCGCGAGCGCCGCAGCGATATCCCGCTGCTGATCGTCGCGCTCGAGGAGCGTCTGCGCGAGCAATCGGTGGAGACCGCGCGGTTGACTCCAGCCGTCATCGCGCACCTCGCGCAGCTGCCCTGGCCTGGCAATGTGCGTGAACTCTCCAATCTGCTCGAGCAGTTGGCGATCCTCTATCCGGGAGAGGCGGTGGACTTGGCGCAGTTGCCGCCACGTTTTCGACCGGAAGCGGCCGCCGAGGTGCTCGACGCTCTGCCAGCGGAGCCGCCGCCGGTTGTCGCTCCGCCGCGCCCGGCCGCTGGTGAGGAGGATGCGTTGCCGCCGGAGGGGGTAGCGTTGCGCGGCTATCTCAACGAACTCGAACGCCGCATGATCGTCACCGCCCTGGAGCAGAATGAGCAGGTGGTGGCGCGCGCCGCGCGCCGCTTGGGGATGCGCCGCACCACCCTGGTCGAACGCATGCGCAAATTCGGACTGGGGCGCGGTGGCGGCTAG
- the fliE gene encoding flagellar hook-basal body complex protein FliE, whose product MSDMQIQNVLQQMRALSQSGRVEGSMPATQQPTAPSEGGEFATALRDSLRSVNALQQEAKQVQTSFELGEANTSLPQVMVAMNKSSLAFEATNQVRNRLLSAYQEVMSMQV is encoded by the coding sequence GTGAGTGACATGCAGATCCAGAACGTCTTGCAGCAGATGCGCGCGCTCTCGCAGTCGGGACGGGTCGAGGGGAGCATGCCGGCGACGCAGCAGCCGACGGCGCCGAGCGAGGGCGGTGAGTTCGCCACCGCGCTGCGCGATTCGTTGCGCTCGGTCAATGCGTTGCAGCAGGAGGCCAAGCAGGTGCAGACCAGTTTTGAACTCGGTGAGGCCAATACCAGTCTGCCGCAGGTGATGGTGGCGATGAACAAGTCGAGTCTCGCCTTCGAGGCGACCAATCAGGTGCGCAACCGACTGCTGTCGGCGTACCAGGAAGTCATGAGCATGCAGGTCTGA
- the fliF gene encoding flagellar basal-body MS-ring/collar protein FliF, with amino-acid sequence MASSLTAAFSTGIKTFNEMPVGRQIALLGMIAGGLVVAGAILYWSMRPTYAPLFSRMENAEAAEVVQALDQLGVPYRIDELSGRIEIPQAKIAQTRLLLAGQGLPRTSDFGFELLQEDMGFGASRLMEGARHQRALEGELGRSIAALEPVERARVHLALPERSVFVRERKPASASVVVHLRGTRALNDTQVAAIVHLVSSSIPALDPEQVTVVDQHGRLLTSNDDEMGLSTSADQLDYIRRLESSYVDRVMTLLVPILGRDGVRVQVAADIDFSRVERTQESFDPERTAVRSEQLSEQERVGSDPAIGGIPGALTNQPPDGGAVGEAPVADPMMPSSRSMQKTRNYEIDRAISHVREMPGNIRRLSTAVVVDYREEFNEEGEMVRVPRSEEELASIRALVREAVGFDDARNDSLNVITASFTPADAADAEPVWTQPWFLELAKIGAGLILALMVLLTIVRPAVRQLAPPSADEAAAALEDQSGEGGGVGGGAGMGGEGELGEDTVAITQQSAAIAALTGPKEGDQQQVDLEAVRELVKEDPKRVAQVMKSWLNEDGN; translated from the coding sequence ATGGCGTCTTCGCTGACAGCCGCCTTTTCTACTGGAATCAAGACCTTCAACGAAATGCCGGTGGGTCGGCAGATCGCGTTGCTGGGGATGATCGCTGGTGGTCTGGTGGTGGCTGGCGCCATCCTCTACTGGTCGATGCGTCCGACCTATGCGCCGCTATTCTCGCGGATGGAGAATGCCGAGGCGGCCGAGGTGGTGCAGGCGCTCGATCAGCTCGGCGTGCCCTATCGCATCGATGAGCTGTCCGGTCGGATCGAGATCCCCCAGGCCAAGATCGCCCAGACCCGGTTGCTGCTTGCCGGTCAGGGGTTGCCGCGCACCTCGGATTTCGGCTTTGAGCTGCTGCAGGAGGACATGGGATTCGGCGCCAGTCGGCTGATGGAGGGCGCGCGCCACCAGCGTGCGCTCGAGGGCGAGCTGGGACGCTCGATCGCGGCTCTCGAGCCGGTCGAGCGCGCGCGGGTCCATCTTGCGCTGCCCGAGCGCTCGGTGTTCGTGCGCGAGCGCAAGCCGGCGAGCGCCTCAGTGGTGGTCCATCTGCGTGGCACCCGGGCCTTGAACGACACCCAGGTCGCAGCCATCGTCCATCTGGTCTCCTCGAGCATTCCGGCGCTCGATCCCGAGCAGGTCACCGTGGTCGACCAGCACGGTCGGCTGCTCACCAGCAACGATGACGAGATGGGGCTCTCGACCTCGGCCGACCAGCTCGACTACATCCGTCGTCTCGAGAGCAGTTATGTCGATCGGGTGATGACCCTGCTGGTGCCGATCCTCGGGCGCGACGGGGTGCGGGTGCAGGTGGCCGCGGATATCGACTTCTCGCGCGTCGAGCGCACCCAGGAGTCGTTCGACCCCGAGCGCACCGCGGTGCGCTCCGAGCAGCTCAGCGAGCAGGAGCGCGTCGGCAGCGATCCGGCGATCGGCGGTATCCCCGGCGCCCTGACCAACCAGCCGCCGGACGGCGGCGCCGTCGGCGAGGCGCCGGTGGCCGATCCGATGATGCCGAGCAGTCGCAGCATGCAGAAGACGCGCAACTACGAGATCGATCGTGCGATCTCGCATGTGCGTGAGATGCCGGGCAATATCCGCCGGCTGTCGACGGCGGTGGTGGTCGATTATCGCGAGGAATTCAACGAGGAAGGCGAGATGGTGCGGGTGCCACGCTCGGAGGAGGAGTTGGCGAGCATCCGCGCGCTGGTACGCGAGGCGGTGGGATTCGACGATGCGCGCAACGACTCGCTCAACGTGATCACCGCCTCGTTCACGCCCGCTGACGCTGCCGATGCCGAGCCGGTCTGGACCCAGCCGTGGTTCCTCGAATTGGCCAAGATCGGCGCCGGGTTGATCCTCGCGCTGATGGTACTCTTGACCATCGTGCGTCCGGCGGTGCGCCAGCTCGCGCCGCCGTCGGCCGACGAGGCCGCCGCCGCGCTCGAGGACCAGTCGGGCGAGGGCGGTGGTGTCGGCGGCGGCGCCGGCATGGGCGGCGAGGGCGAACTCGGCGAGGACACCGTGGCGATCACCCAGCAGAGCGCGGCGATCGCCGCGCTCACCGGCCCGAAGGAGGGCGATCAGCAGCAGGTCGATCTCGAGGCCGTGCGCGAGCTGGTCAAAGAGGATCCGAAACGCGTGGCACAGGTGATGAAGAGCTGGCTGAACGAAGATGGCAACTGA
- the fliG gene encoding flagellar motor switch protein FliG produces MATDPSKRPGPEQVAIFLMSVGEGAAADVLKHMGPKEVQKIGTAMASLERVSRTDIDYVLKRFSETAMEHTSLGIGAEDYVRSVLNSALGEDKASGLIDRILLGRNSKGLEALKWLDPRAIAEMIRHEHPQIVAIVLSHLDADQAAETLSYLPDRMQSDIVLRIATLDGVQPAALHELDEILERQLSGKNTAKSSMVGGVKTAADILNFMDASQSTNVMSGVTQVDEDLGERIQELMFVFESLVDVDDRGIQTLLREISTDSLVLALKGADDALKDKIFKNMSKRAAEMLREDLEAKGPVRLSDVEGAQKEILAVARRLSESGDIVLGGAGGEQMV; encoded by the coding sequence ATGGCAACTGATCCGTCCAAGCGCCCCGGCCCCGAACAGGTGGCGATCTTCCTGATGAGCGTCGGTGAGGGGGCGGCGGCCGACGTGCTCAAGCACATGGGACCGAAGGAGGTGCAGAAGATCGGCACCGCCATGGCCTCTCTCGAGCGGGTCTCGCGCACCGATATCGACTATGTGCTGAAACGTTTCTCGGAGACGGCTATGGAGCACACCTCGCTCGGCATCGGCGCCGAGGACTATGTGCGCTCGGTGCTCAACTCCGCGCTCGGCGAGGACAAGGCCTCGGGGCTGATCGACCGTATCCTGCTCGGGCGCAACTCCAAGGGGCTCGAGGCGCTCAAGTGGCTCGACCCACGCGCCATCGCCGAGATGATCCGCCACGAACACCCGCAGATCGTCGCCATCGTGCTCTCGCACCTCGACGCCGATCAGGCCGCCGAGACCCTCTCCTATCTCCCCGACCGGATGCAGTCGGATATCGTGCTGCGCATCGCCACCCTCGACGGCGTCCAGCCCGCCGCGCTCCACGAACTCGACGAGATCCTCGAGCGCCAGCTCTCGGGCAAGAACACCGCCAAGTCCTCGATGGTCGGCGGGGTCAAGACCGCCGCCGACATCCTCAACTTCATGGACGCCTCGCAGAGCACCAACGTGATGTCCGGGGTCACCCAGGTCGACGAGGATCTCGGCGAACGCATCCAGGAGCTGATGTTCGTCTTCGAGAGCCTGGTCGACGTCGACGATCGCGGTATCCAGACCCTGCTGCGCGAGATCTCCACCGATTCGCTGGTGCTTGCGCTCAAGGGCGCCGATGACGCGCTCAAGGACAAGATTTTCAAGAACATGTCCAAGCGCGCCGCCGAGATGTTGCGCGAGGATCTCGAGGCCAAGGGGCCGGTTCGTCTGAGCGATGTCGAGGGCGCGCAGAAAGAGATCCTCGCCGTCGCGCGTCGACTCTCCGAGAGCGGTGACATCGTGCTCGGCGGGGCCGGCGGGGAGCAGATGGTGTGA
- a CDS encoding FliH/SctL family protein yields the protein MSGSGSSVLYADLLDGPVQRWQPPDVGAPPPPEPAPEPEPEFEPEPERHLPTAAEIEAIEQAARDAGYEAGFETGYKEGRELGQGEAEKEGRARYDKKVRETVEALEGVARDLADPLAAAADALEPELLALVVAMARRVVMAEFEQHPEHVARVLGSALGQLPSRNREIRVRINPEDAQILEAYARDRDERISWRPDPGVARGGCLVESGPSRIDATLEERLRQGVEALWGEVEPAADEPVAGGAEPSSRAAPVDAPVADTDAAPEPTHEPLADEEVEQR from the coding sequence GTGAGCGGCTCGGGGTCTTCGGTGCTCTATGCCGACCTGCTCGACGGGCCGGTGCAACGCTGGCAGCCACCGGATGTCGGCGCACCGCCACCGCCTGAGCCGGCACCCGAGCCGGAACCCGAGTTCGAGCCCGAGCCAGAGCGCCACCTGCCGACCGCCGCCGAGATCGAGGCGATCGAGCAGGCCGCGCGTGATGCCGGTTACGAGGCCGGTTTCGAGACCGGCTACAAGGAGGGGCGCGAACTCGGCCAGGGTGAGGCGGAGAAGGAGGGCCGGGCGCGCTACGACAAGAAGGTGCGCGAGACAGTCGAGGCGCTCGAGGGTGTGGCGCGCGATCTCGCCGATCCCCTGGCCGCCGCCGCCGATGCCCTCGAGCCCGAGCTGCTGGCGCTGGTGGTGGCGATGGCGCGACGGGTGGTGATGGCCGAGTTCGAGCAGCACCCGGAGCACGTCGCCCGGGTGCTCGGCAGTGCGCTCGGACAGTTGCCTTCGCGCAATCGCGAGATCCGCGTGCGCATCAACCCCGAGGATGCGCAGATCCTCGAGGCCTATGCCCGGGACCGTGACGAGCGCATCAGCTGGCGCCCGGACCCGGGGGTCGCCCGTGGCGGCTGTCTCGTCGAGAGCGGCCCGAGCCGGATCGACGCCACGCTTGAGGAGCGGCTGCGCCAGGGTGTCGAGGCGCTCTGGGGCGAGGTCGAGCCGGCGGCGGATGAGCCCGTGGCAGGCGGTGCCGAGCCCTCGTCGCGAGCGGCCCCGGTGGATGCGCCGGTCGCGGACACCGATGCCGCGCCCGAGCCGACGCACGAACCCTTGGCCGATGAAGAGGTCGAGCAGCGATGA
- the fliI gene encoding flagellar protein export ATPase FliI, whose protein sequence is MSELIDGLREQGTRELVSGLRERLAQSGRRIDKVVPPQPEGQLSRMVGLTLEAEGIRLPVGGRAAIHTAGGGRVSAEVVGFQGERTFLMPEGRIEGLVPGARIEPLDQQRRIAVGPQLLGRVIDANGEPLDGAGPLRAQQEMPIDGRPINPLTRDPIRTQLDVGVRTLNGLLTVGRGQRLGLFAGSGVGKSVLLGMMTRFTAADVIVVGLIGERGREVNEFIHDILDDESRRRTVVVAVPADQSPLLRQHGALVATTVAEYFRDQGLDVLLLMDSLTRFAQGAREISMAIGEPPATKGYSASVFARLPALVERAGNGDRGGGSITAFYTVLAEGDDQNDPIVDAARGILDGHVVLSREIAQSGRYPAIDVGASVSRVMSALISPEHEQAARRFRGMMATYAANRDLIAVGAYRKGTDPQLDEAVAMHPRLEAYLAQQRTECVTFEEARDGLIALMRGGP, encoded by the coding sequence ATGAGCGAGCTGATCGATGGACTGCGCGAGCAGGGCACCCGCGAGCTGGTCAGCGGGTTGCGCGAACGCCTGGCGCAATCGGGCCGGCGCATCGACAAGGTGGTGCCGCCGCAGCCCGAGGGGCAGCTCTCGCGGATGGTTGGGCTGACCCTTGAGGCCGAGGGGATCCGGTTACCGGTCGGCGGGCGCGCGGCCATCCATACCGCCGGCGGTGGTCGGGTCTCGGCCGAGGTGGTCGGCTTCCAGGGCGAGCGTACCTTCCTGATGCCCGAGGGGCGGATCGAGGGGCTGGTGCCGGGGGCGCGGATCGAGCCGCTCGACCAGCAGCGGCGTATCGCCGTCGGGCCGCAGTTGTTGGGGCGGGTGATCGACGCCAACGGCGAGCCGCTCGACGGCGCCGGGCCGCTGCGCGCGCAGCAGGAGATGCCGATCGACGGGCGCCCGATCAATCCGCTCACCCGCGACCCGATCCGCACCCAGCTCGACGTCGGCGTGCGCACCCTCAACGGACTGCTCACCGTCGGGCGCGGTCAGCGCCTCGGTCTGTTCGCCGGCAGCGGCGTCGGTAAGAGCGTACTCTTGGGGATGATGACCCGGTTCACCGCCGCCGATGTCATCGTCGTCGGCCTGATCGGCGAGCGTGGTCGCGAGGTCAACGAGTTCATCCACGACATCCTCGACGACGAGTCGCGCCGGCGCACCGTGGTGGTGGCGGTGCCGGCCGACCAGTCGCCGCTGCTGCGCCAGCACGGCGCGCTGGTGGCGACCACGGTGGCCGAGTACTTCCGCGACCAGGGGCTCGACGTACTGTTGCTGATGGACTCGCTGACGCGCTTCGCCCAGGGCGCGCGTGAGATCTCCATGGCCATCGGCGAGCCACCGGCGACCAAGGGCTATTCGGCCTCGGTGTTCGCGCGCCTGCCCGCGCTGGTCGAGCGCGCCGGCAACGGCGACAGGGGCGGTGGCTCGATCACCGCCTTCTACACCGTGCTCGCCGAGGGCGACGACCAGAACGACCCGATCGTCGATGCCGCGCGCGGCATCCTCGACGGCCACGTGGTGCTCTCGCGCGAAATCGCCCAGAGCGGGCGCTATCCGGCGATCGACGTTGGCGCCTCGGTCTCGCGGGTGATGAGCGCGCTGATCAGCCCCGAGCACGAGCAGGCGGCGCGGCGCTTCCGCGGCATGATGGCTACCTATGCCGCCAACCGCGACCTGATCGCTGTCGGCGCCTATCGCAAGGGCACCGATCCCCAGCTCGACGAGGCGGTGGCGATGCATCCCCGTCTCGAGGCCTATCTCGCCCAGCAGCGCACCGAGTGCGTGACCTTCGAGGAGGCCCGCGACGGCCTGATCGCGCTGATGCGGGGTGGGCCATGA
- the fliJ gene encoding flagellar export protein FliJ, with protein MSAGIRRFKRLLRIREAQENEAAVGLAARLDTLNQIEAQREQLECYLNDYLNALVPEDVNMLKQLARMRDQLREALDQQELRVDAAQAQVDQARAVWLERHQASLSLDKLIERRREQEALQEGRRQQREQDMWATRRAFDQRHQE; from the coding sequence ATGAGCGCCGGCATCCGTCGCTTCAAGCGTCTGCTGCGCATCCGCGAGGCGCAGGAGAACGAGGCCGCGGTGGGCCTCGCCGCGCGGCTCGACACCCTCAATCAGATCGAGGCCCAGCGCGAGCAGCTCGAGTGCTATCTCAACGACTATCTGAACGCCCTGGTGCCGGAGGATGTCAACATGCTCAAGCAGTTGGCGCGGATGCGTGATCAGTTGCGCGAGGCCCTCGATCAGCAGGAACTGCGTGTCGATGCCGCTCAGGCACAGGTCGATCAGGCCCGTGCGGTCTGGCTCGAACGTCATCAGGCGAGCCTGTCGCTGGATAAGCTGATCGAGCGACGTCGTGAGCAGGAGGCGCTCCAGGAAGGGCGTCGCCAGCAGCGCGAACAGGACATGTGGGCGACCCGTCGCGCCTTCGATCAGCGCCATCAGGAATGA
- a CDS encoding flagellar hook-length control protein FliK, whose translation MQAQTAQLQPYGLLQLLSGATAGAAVDPAGEGGAFTEALEGQLRELLSGWGVDLEELDSELQGAETPDEALASLLALLQQRPTEVPSGAVPSGDVLAPALPASEPSTGEAVVLAALQQLPLEQGRALGAPLPGEEMAARGEALLNALQAQLDAVTIAADGAEVADGSDGGDDLVARLRALLRGETSSVELAAAERASLAALLQQQGGGASTESGLETLAPALRSLLQSVTTAGSDADPEVLLGGAVRSGGGDDLAVLSPALTRALQPETDGGREFSREALFELLQRWGGHDGASVVEQGRDQDSRLAVSAPTGAGATTQSAGAETSRPLVLDFQQLLRPGGERALVERMQWLARAGEDAAEIKLHPPSLGALEVRVAMEGDKANVQFFAANPVAREVLEAALPRLRDSLAQEGMSLGEVTIADQPPQQRDGGAQAGGDGRAGDGRDAGEGDSGETGESLTHSTLGALSQRLDLFV comes from the coding sequence ATGCAAGCGCAAACAGCCCAGTTACAGCCGTATGGCCTGTTGCAGCTGCTCTCCGGCGCCACGGCCGGGGCGGCGGTTGATCCCGCGGGGGAGGGCGGCGCCTTCACCGAGGCGCTCGAGGGCCAGCTGCGCGAACTGCTCTCGGGCTGGGGTGTCGACCTCGAAGAACTCGACTCCGAGTTGCAGGGGGCCGAGACCCCGGATGAGGCGCTCGCCTCGCTGCTCGCCTTGCTCCAGCAACGCCCCACCGAGGTGCCCAGTGGCGCCGTCCCGAGCGGGGACGTGCTGGCACCCGCACTCCCGGCCAGCGAGCCGAGCACAGGGGAGGCCGTGGTGCTCGCCGCGTTGCAACAGCTCCCGCTCGAACAGGGCCGGGCGCTTGGCGCGCCGCTGCCCGGTGAGGAGATGGCGGCGCGCGGCGAGGCCCTGCTCAACGCACTGCAGGCCCAGCTCGATGCCGTGACCATCGCTGCAGATGGCGCAGAGGTGGCAGATGGCAGCGATGGCGGCGACGACCTGGTGGCGCGGCTGCGGGCACTGCTGCGAGGCGAGACGAGCAGCGTCGAGCTTGCGGCGGCGGAGCGTGCAAGCCTGGCGGCACTGCTCCAGCAGCAGGGGGGCGGGGCGTCGACCGAGAGCGGGCTCGAGACGCTGGCGCCGGCCCTGCGCTCGTTGTTGCAGTCGGTGACGACGGCTGGCAGCGATGCCGATCCCGAGGTGCTGCTCGGGGGGGCGGTGAGGTCGGGGGGGGGTGATGATCTTGCTGTCCTGTCGCCGGCGCTGACGCGCGCACTTCAGCCGGAGACCGACGGGGGGCGCGAGTTCTCGCGTGAGGCGTTGTTCGAGCTGCTGCAGCGCTGGGGCGGTCATGATGGCGCCTCGGTTGTCGAACAGGGGCGTGACCAGGACTCGCGGCTTGCGGTGTCGGCGCCGACCGGCGCCGGCGCGACGACTCAGTCGGCGGGCGCCGAGACCAGTCGCCCCCTGGTGCTCGACTTCCAGCAGCTGCTGCGCCCGGGGGGCGAGCGTGCGCTGGTCGAGCGCATGCAGTGGCTGGCTCGCGCCGGAGAGGATGCGGCCGAGATCAAGCTGCATCCACCGAGCCTGGGGGCGCTCGAGGTACGGGTGGCGATGGAGGGCGACAAGGCCAATGTGCAGTTCTTCGCCGCCAATCCAGTCGCCCGCGAGGTGCTCGAAGCGGCATTGCCGCGGTTGCGTGACTCGCTGGCCCAGGAGGGGATGTCGCTCGGTGAGGTCACCATCGCCGATCAGCCGCCGCAGCAGCGCGACGGTGGCGCCCAGGCCGGTGGTGACGGCCGCGCCGGTGACGGTCGTGATGCGGGTGAGGGCGATTCGGGTGAGACGGGCGAGTCCTTGACTCACAGCACGCTCGGCGCCCTGTCGCAACGGCTCGATCTGTTCGTCTGA
- a CDS encoding flagellar basal body-associated FliL family protein, which translates to MAKNKKAETDEAAKPSGKWKLIILILLVVLVLAGGGAAAYFFLMGGDDPEAEGDETAEQGAEMAAPGAAVPAAPLGPMIYRPLDSMTVNLSAEGPVRFLRVGVTVMTRDEAVAAAIERHMPMIRNDFLAHLAAQDYAQLNTPEGKDALRAALTEMLGAALIKVGEPAQIEGVLFTDLVMQ; encoded by the coding sequence ATGGCGAAGAACAAGAAGGCCGAGACCGACGAGGCCGCGAAACCGTCGGGTAAGTGGAAGCTGATCATCCTGATCCTGCTGGTGGTGCTGGTCCTCGCCGGCGGTGGGGCGGCGGCCTATTTCTTCCTGATGGGCGGTGACGATCCCGAGGCCGAGGGCGATGAGACGGCCGAGCAGGGTGCCGAGATGGCCGCGCCCGGCGCCGCTGTCCCGGCGGCCCCGCTGGGACCGATGATCTACCGTCCGCTCGATTCGATGACAGTCAATCTGTCGGCCGAGGGGCCGGTGCGCTTCCTCCGTGTCGGGGTGACAGTGATGACCCGCGACGAGGCGGTGGCCGCAGCCATCGAGAGACACATGCCGATGATCCGCAACGACTTCCTGGCTCATCTGGCCGCCCAGGACTACGCCCAGCTCAACACCCCGGAGGGCAAGGACGCGTTGCGTGCGGCGCTCACCGAGATGCTCGGCGCGGCACTGATCAAGGTCGGCGAGCCGGCGCAGATCGAGGGCGTCCTGTTCACCGATCTGGTGATGCAGTAA
- the fliM gene encoding flagellar motor switch protein FliM, translated as MAQQTDILSQDEIDALLHGVDSGDIDTEDNPYPADGQIRPFNLASEERIVRGRMPTLDMINERFARYLRVHLFNLLRRSSEISVVGTKVTKFSEYIHSLYVPTSLNLVRVTPLHGTALFVFDPRLVFTLVDNFFGGDGRYYSRIEGRDFTPMELRVIQNLLHAAFDDMKKAWEPVMDLTFEYVNSEVNPQFANIVSPTEIVVINDFHIELEGGGGNLHVTLPYSMIEPIRELLDTGLQSDRSGVDERWLHALQEEVQIAEVEIFSMLTEATLTVRELLDVGPGDIIPVELPETVVLNVEDIPTFRGKFGTSNGNNAIKITEFLQGNKETTTP; from the coding sequence ATGGCCCAGCAGACCGACATCCTCAGTCAGGACGAGATCGACGCGCTGTTGCACGGTGTCGACAGCGGGGATATCGATACCGAGGACAACCCCTATCCGGCCGATGGCCAGATCCGGCCCTTCAACCTCGCCAGCGAGGAGCGCATCGTGCGTGGGCGAATGCCCACGCTCGACATGATCAACGAGCGCTTCGCCCGCTATCTGCGCGTGCACCTGTTCAACCTGTTGCGTCGCTCCTCGGAGATCTCGGTGGTCGGCACCAAGGTCACCAAGTTCTCCGAGTACATCCACTCGCTCTACGTCCCCACCAGCCTCAACCTGGTGCGGGTGACGCCGCTGCACGGCACCGCGTTGTTCGTCTTCGACCCGCGGCTGGTGTTCACCCTGGTCGACAACTTCTTCGGCGGCGACGGGCGCTATTACTCGCGGATCGAAGGCCGTGACTTCACCCCGATGGAGCTGCGCGTCATCCAGAACCTGCTCCATGCCGCCTTCGACGACATGAAGAAGGCCTGGGAGCCGGTGATGGACCTGACCTTCGAGTACGTCAACTCGGAGGTCAACCCGCAGTTCGCCAACATCGTCAGTCCCACCGAGATCGTGGTGATCAACGATTTCCACATCGAACTCGAGGGCGGTGGCGGCAACCTCCACGTGACCTTGCCCTACTCGATGATCGAGCCGATCCGCGAGCTGCTCGACACCGGTCTGCAGTCCGACCGCTCCGGGGTCGACGAGCGCTGGCTGCATGCGCTCCAGGAGGAGGTGCAGATCGCCGAGGTGGAGATCTTCTCGATGCTCACCGAGGCGACCTTGACGGTGCGCGAGCTGCTCGATGTCGGACCCGGCGACATCATCCCGGTCGAGCTGCCGGAGACTGTGGTCCTCAATGTTGAGGACATCCCGACCTTTCGGGGCAAGTTCGGCACCTCGAACGGTAACAATGCCATCAAGATCACTGAATTCCTGCAGGGGAACAAGGAGACGACGACGCCATGA
- the fliN gene encoding flagellar motor switch protein FliN: protein MSPENGKGQDDAALADDWAAALEEQKESDTPPQTTPGGAIHEFGTGSPQPMTPEDFTDNQTPPSDNVNLNMILDVPVTISMEIGRARIPIRNLLQLNQGSVVELDRLAGAPLDVLVNGTLIAHGEVVVVNEKFGIRLTDVISPSERVRKLK, encoded by the coding sequence ATGAGTCCAGAAAACGGCAAGGGCCAAGACGATGCCGCGCTGGCCGACGACTGGGCGGCGGCGCTCGAGGAGCAGAAGGAGTCCGATACCCCGCCGCAGACGACCCCGGGTGGGGCGATCCACGAGTTCGGCACCGGCTCGCCACAGCCGATGACGCCGGAGGACTTCACCGACAACCAGACGCCGCCGTCGGACAACGTCAACCTCAACATGATCCTCGACGTCCCGGTGACCATCTCGATGGAGATCGGCCGGGCCAGGATCCCGATCCGCAACCTGCTCCAGCTCAATCAGGGCTCGGTGGTGGAACTCGACCGGCTGGCCGGCGCGCCGCTCGACGTCCTGGTCAATGGCACGCTCATTGCTCATGGTGAAGTCGTGGTGGTCAACGAGAAGTTCGGTATCCGTCTGACCGACGTCATCAGTCCTAGCGAGCGTGTGCGAAAACTCAAATGA